The Methanobacterium lacus genome includes a region encoding these proteins:
- a CDS encoding diphthine--ammonia ligase has protein sequence MKAAVLYSGGKDSTMAVYKAIEEGYNVEYLVSMISDNPESYMFHVPNIHITELSAEAMGIPLLRAKTHGIKEKELDDLKKVLLDLKARGVDAVFAGALASQYQKSRIDGLCEDIGLESKAPLWHWDPEDYMETIIELGFEVILISVSAEGLDENWLGRKLDQELLKEIVDLHGKYGMHMAFEGGEAETLVLDGPIFNKRIKIQETSNVWETDSGYMVISKAELEDK, from the coding sequence ATGAAAGCAGCAGTACTTTATTCCGGTGGTAAAGACAGTACAATGGCAGTTTATAAAGCCATTGAAGAAGGTTACAATGTTGAATATTTGGTTTCAATGATATCTGATAATCCAGAGTCCTACATGTTCCATGTTCCGAATATTCATATCACAGAACTTTCAGCAGAAGCCATGGGCATTCCACTACTCCGGGCTAAAACCCATGGTATTAAAGAGAAAGAACTGGACGATCTAAAAAAGGTGCTTTTAGATCTCAAGGCCAGGGGAGTAGACGCTGTTTTTGCAGGAGCACTAGCATCTCAATATCAAAAATCTAGGATTGATGGTCTGTGTGAAGATATTGGACTAGAATCTAAAGCCCCTTTATGGCACTGGGATCCTGAAGATTACATGGAAACAATAATTGAACTGGGATTTGAAGTGATACTCATCAGCGTGTCTGCAGAGGGACTGGATGAAAACTGGCTCGGACGTAAACTAGATCAAGAACTGTTAAAAGAAATAGTAGATCTTCATGGGAAGTATGGAATGCACATGGCATTTGAAGGGGGCGAAGCAGAAACACTTGTACTTGACGGTCCAATTTTCAATAAGAGAATAAAGATACAAGAAACTTCAAATGTATGGGAAACTGACAGTGGATACATGGTCATATCCAAGGCAGAACTTGAAGACAAATAA
- a CDS encoding DUF169 domain-containing protein translates to MDCVEMRNELKELLKLDNEIVAISWSVNEPKNVEKETEKSRFCSKLEKAMNGQMFYSTLEEEECMGGARYSGLKNMADYPANVQSGAFMVPKGLYKNIPAVQRSRETESYINPGIFKAIIFAPLKHVTWEPDVIFMVCNAKQGMEILHANAYDSGEHGKGADAAPICSSMAANPYMSGKVTYGFGDVASRNNMNIKPEEIMISIPGSDISRIVSNLVEMKTKMFFKD, encoded by the coding sequence ATGGATTGTGTTGAAATGAGAAATGAATTAAAGGAACTTTTAAAATTGGATAATGAAATTGTAGCCATTAGCTGGTCAGTTAATGAGCCTAAAAATGTTGAAAAAGAAACAGAAAAATCACGTTTTTGTTCAAAACTTGAAAAGGCCATGAATGGACAAATGTTCTATTCAACCTTGGAGGAAGAGGAATGTATGGGTGGTGCTAGATACTCTGGGCTTAAAAATATGGCAGACTATCCTGCAAATGTACAAAGTGGTGCTTTCATGGTTCCAAAGGGTTTGTACAAAAATATCCCTGCAGTTCAACGTTCAAGAGAAACTGAGAGTTATATTAACCCTGGAATTTTCAAGGCGATTATATTTGCTCCTTTAAAGCATGTTACATGGGAGCCTGATGTGATATTTATGGTGTGTAATGCAAAACAGGGGATGGAAATACTCCATGCTAATGCTTATGATTCTGGAGAACATGGAAAAGGTGCAGACGCAGCCCCTATTTGCAGTTCAATGGCAGCTAATCCTTACATGTCAGGAAAAGTAACCTATGGTTTTGGAGACGTTGCTTCAAGAAACAATATGAACATCAAACCTGAAGAAATAATGATAAGTATTCCAGGTAGCGATATTTCTAGAATCGTTTCTAACTTAGTTGAAATGAAAACCAAGATGTTCTTCAAAGATTAA
- the uvrC gene encoding excinuclease ABC subunit UvrC — MVIKSNDPDDLPLVPGVYLLKDSADRILYVGKAKSLKKRVKSYFRSDLDPKTRALMNQFHHLEYIVTDTEKEALILESNLIKKHMPRYNIRLKDDKRYPYIRVTNEKFPRVIITRRVLDDGSYYYGPFTEATTLRRLVKFIKALFKVRDCKNMDGPCLNYQIDLCRAPCDNKISEAEYKRMVDNVSMFFEGKYDQIMDALKEEMMDAAENHEFEKAAVLRDQINSVEDVLEKQKMEFTGDLDQDVIASASDEELACVAVFSVRNGKIIGREDFLMGGGENSSEEKIVTAFLKQYYMGPRHVPSKIILHKDIEDRKLIEEWLSEKREANVGIEVPVEGIEFRLAKMVSKNAQILLNHQKEVKGALVDLKKYLGIAKIPKRIEAYDISNISGQNAVGSMVVFEDGTPKKSAYRRYKIETEGPDDYAMMKEMLTRRFTNLINNQDSEPDLVLVDGGKGQLNIALEVFYSLNINYPVIGLAKEFEHVFIPQTPSPLILPRNSEALLLLQRIRDEAHRFAITYHKQLRSKEFKSSPLDKIPGVGNKRRMLLLKHFGSMENIMNADLDELQQVKGISKKLANIIHDHFDSLNIKKE; from the coding sequence TTGGTTATAAAAAGCAACGATCCGGATGATCTTCCGTTGGTTCCTGGAGTATATTTGTTAAAAGATTCTGCAGATAGAATACTCTATGTTGGAAAGGCAAAATCCCTTAAAAAAAGAGTTAAATCCTATTTTAGATCAGATCTTGATCCCAAGACAAGGGCCCTAATGAACCAGTTCCATCATTTAGAGTACATTGTAACGGACACAGAAAAGGAGGCCTTGATACTTGAATCTAACCTCATAAAAAAACACATGCCCCGTTACAACATACGGCTTAAGGATGATAAGAGATACCCATACATCAGGGTTACCAACGAAAAATTTCCACGTGTCATAATCACCAGAAGAGTGCTTGATGATGGATCATATTACTACGGACCATTTACAGAAGCAACAACCCTTCGAAGACTTGTAAAATTTATTAAAGCATTGTTCAAAGTAAGGGACTGTAAAAACATGGATGGGCCGTGTTTAAACTATCAAATAGATCTTTGCAGAGCACCTTGCGACAACAAGATAAGCGAAGCTGAATACAAAAGAATGGTTGATAATGTATCCATGTTCTTTGAGGGTAAATACGATCAAATTATGGATGCACTTAAAGAGGAAATGATGGATGCCGCTGAAAACCATGAATTTGAAAAGGCCGCAGTTTTAAGGGATCAAATAAACTCGGTGGAAGATGTGCTGGAAAAACAGAAGATGGAATTCACTGGAGATCTGGATCAGGATGTTATTGCATCTGCTTCTGATGAAGAATTGGCATGTGTAGCAGTTTTTTCCGTGAGAAACGGCAAGATCATAGGAAGGGAAGATTTCTTAATGGGCGGAGGAGAAAACAGTTCCGAAGAAAAAATTGTGACGGCCTTCCTAAAACAGTACTACATGGGCCCCCGACATGTTCCTTCTAAGATAATACTGCACAAAGACATTGAAGACAGAAAACTCATTGAAGAATGGTTATCAGAAAAAAGAGAAGCAAATGTGGGTATTGAAGTGCCAGTTGAAGGCATTGAATTTAGGCTGGCTAAAATGGTGTCTAAAAATGCTCAAATACTTTTAAACCATCAAAAAGAGGTTAAAGGTGCTCTTGTGGATCTCAAGAAGTACTTAGGAATAGCTAAAATACCCAAACGCATAGAAGCATATGATATATCAAATATAAGTGGACAAAATGCAGTGGGATCCATGGTTGTCTTTGAAGATGGAACACCTAAAAAAAGTGCATACAGACGATATAAAATTGAAACCGAAGGTCCCGATGATTACGCCATGATGAAGGAAATGTTAACTCGGAGATTCACAAACCTCATAAACAATCAGGATTCTGAACCAGATCTTGTGCTGGTAGATGGTGGTAAGGGACAGTTAAACATTGCTCTTGAAGTTTTTTATTCATTAAATATAAATTATCCTGTAATAGGACTTGCTAAAGAATTTGAGCATGTTTTTATTCCTCAAACACCCAGTCCTCTAATTCTGCCCAGGAACTCTGAAGCCTTGCTTTTACTTCAAAGAATAAGGGATGAAGCCCATAGGTTTGCTATTACTTATCACAAACAGCTACGATCAAAGGAATTTAAAAGTTCACCCCTCGATAAAATTCCAGGTGTCGGTAACAAACGAAGGATGTTACTGCTTAAACATTTTGGAAGCATGGAAAATATCATGAATGCAGATCTGGATGAACTTCAACAAGTAAAGGGCATCAGTAAAAAACTAGCTAACATTATCCATGATCACTTCGATAGCTTAAACATCAAGAAAGAATAA
- a CDS encoding tyrosine-type recombinase/integrase gives MKYEHIANDPDFIDFCNRRKHKTSTTNQYLHALGMYTDLIGKSLPELIKEAEDEEDEGIRLRKRTIRKYLSKFQQHIESLGYSESSKKVFTTCVRAYYNEYEIQLPKRFKNNARSDRKEKLYEDLPTLEDIRHLLKYANLTFTAIILLGLSSGMSRAEICSLKFKDFYNAIDLKPFPKDLDEFLERVKDQTNIIPFWQITRIKTENSFFTFSTPESTEAIINYIADLNRRNKKHIAQNRTTQIEITPETSLFLSSYMNRMSETVVSIAYKRMNENAGFEKKDNKSFIRPHILREVFASTLEKNKMTHLMTRWIMGHKLDSTTSAYFKADPEAVKEEYIQFLSHLTVNQNVEVKTVTTEGYDQLLKDSKEKKDKIKFMEEEIQKMKKHNEERDKLLDEIIHDKKVMGNILK, from the coding sequence ATGAAGTATGAACATATTGCAAATGACCCTGATTTTATTGATTTTTGTAACCGCAGAAAACATAAAACGAGTACCACAAACCAATATCTTCATGCTCTAGGAATGTACACTGATTTGATCGGCAAATCTTTACCCGAATTGATCAAAGAGGCCGAAGATGAAGAGGACGAAGGGATAAGGCTAAGAAAAAGAACAATCAGAAAATACTTATCTAAATTTCAACAACACATAGAATCTTTAGGATACAGTGAAAGTAGTAAAAAGGTCTTTACAACATGTGTAAGGGCATATTATAATGAATATGAAATACAATTGCCTAAAAGATTTAAAAATAATGCTAGATCGGATAGAAAAGAAAAATTATATGAAGATTTGCCAACTTTAGAAGATATAAGACATCTGTTAAAATATGCTAATTTAACCTTTACCGCCATAATATTACTGGGACTAAGCTCAGGAATGAGCAGAGCAGAAATATGCTCCCTAAAGTTTAAAGACTTTTATAATGCGATTGATTTAAAACCATTTCCTAAAGATCTTGATGAATTTTTAGAACGTGTCAAAGACCAGACTAATATTATACCGTTCTGGCAAATAACAAGAATTAAAACAGAAAATTCATTCTTTACTTTCAGTACTCCAGAGTCAACTGAAGCTATCATAAATTATATTGCAGATTTAAACAGAAGGAACAAAAAACATATTGCTCAAAATAGGACAACTCAGATAGAAATTACCCCCGAAACTTCATTATTCTTAAGTAGCTACATGAATCGGATGTCAGAAACTGTCGTTAGTATAGCATACAAAAGAATGAATGAAAATGCCGGTTTCGAGAAAAAAGATAATAAATCGTTTATTAGACCACACATTTTAAGAGAAGTCTTTGCCAGTACACTAGAAAAGAATAAAATGACACATTTAATGACAAGATGGATAATGGGACATAAATTAGATTCCACAACATCAGCATATTTTAAAGCAGACCCTGAAGCAGTGAAAGAGGAATATATTCAATTCTTAAGTCACTTAACTGTAAATCAAAATGTTGAAGTAAAAACAGTGACCACAGAAGGTTATGATCAACTTTTAAAAGATTCAAAAGAAAAGAAAGATAAAATAAAATTTATGGAAGAAGAAATTCAAAAAATGAAAAAACATAATGAAGAGAGAGATAAATTATTAGATGAAATTATTCATGATAAAAAAGTTATGGGAAATATATTGAAATAA
- a CDS encoding MFS transporter, with the protein MNNNYAEKYQINRIMAGLMVGLLIAAFDYSIMSTAMPNIINSLNGIEFYVWPFSAYMLTSTISIIIFGKMSDIYGRKSILVAGIIIFIITSIMCGFSENMIKLIIFRGLQGIGGGILISLPFVMVGEIFSQNERAKYMGILGSVFGIADVLGPILGGVVTDTLGWRYVFFINVPLGIIALILIYNSIPNFIHDHVKKVIDYRGIILFTLGLSSMFLGLTFTGQVTKHPPALIVGLMLMSILMFITFVLVENNADEPIIPLHLFKNSIFNVSSIESFLASAIMFSGIIYIPLFTQGVLGMNAVNSGFIMIPMLLSLTVSSVVTGQIISKTGKYKSLVIIEFLITILGVALLASMDEYIPYYMLILYSTILGIGSGMAYNIFNVAVQNTFSIAEIGIVTASMRFFRNIGTIVFVPVFGFIMNFSLNASTIGSNTTQTLIVAIQNIFYLTLILALLGLIISLFLKETHLCESSSDKTDDDLKYDKTI; encoded by the coding sequence GTGAATAACAATTATGCAGAAAAATATCAGATAAACCGTATCATGGCAGGACTAATGGTTGGACTTCTTATTGCTGCCTTTGATTATTCAATCATGTCAACAGCCATGCCCAACATTATTAATAGTTTAAATGGAATAGAATTTTATGTTTGGCCATTTTCTGCTTATATGTTGACTTCAACCATATCCATTATTATTTTCGGTAAAATGTCCGATATTTATGGTAGAAAATCTATTCTAGTTGCAGGAATTATTATATTTATAATCACCTCAATTATGTGTGGTTTTTCAGAAAATATGATAAAACTCATCATTTTCAGAGGATTACAAGGTATTGGCGGTGGAATTTTAATTTCTTTACCTTTTGTAATGGTTGGTGAAATTTTCAGTCAAAATGAACGTGCTAAATATATGGGAATATTAGGTTCTGTGTTTGGAATAGCAGATGTTTTAGGACCAATTCTTGGAGGGGTTGTCACAGACACCCTTGGATGGAGGTACGTATTTTTTATTAATGTTCCACTGGGAATTATTGCTTTAATCTTGATTTACAATTCCATTCCAAACTTCATACATGACCATGTTAAAAAAGTGATTGATTATCGTGGGATAATTCTATTTACACTCGGATTAAGTTCGATGTTTCTGGGTTTAACATTTACTGGACAGGTAACAAAACATCCTCCAGCTTTAATAGTTGGACTCATGTTAATGTCCATATTAATGTTCATAACTTTTGTTTTAGTCGAAAATAATGCAGATGAACCTATTATTCCCCTTCATCTTTTTAAAAATTCTATATTTAATGTATCCTCCATTGAAAGTTTTTTAGCAAGTGCCATAATGTTCTCTGGAATTATTTATATTCCACTGTTTACACAAGGTGTTTTAGGTATGAATGCTGTGAATTCCGGGTTTATAATGATTCCCATGTTGTTGAGTCTTACAGTTAGTTCAGTTGTTACAGGACAAATTATTTCAAAAACTGGAAAATATAAAAGTTTGGTTATTATTGAATTTCTAATTACAATTTTAGGAGTTGCTCTACTGGCATCTATGGATGAATACATCCCATATTATATGTTAATACTCTATTCAACCATTTTAGGTATTGGTTCTGGAATGGCATATAACATATTCAACGTTGCGGTACAAAATACATTTTCCATAGCTGAAATAGGAATTGTAACAGCTTCAATGAGATTTTTCAGAAATATAGGTACAATAGTTTTTGTTCCTGTGTTTGGATTTATAATGAATTTCAGCTTAAACGCTTCAACAATAGGTTCAAATACAACACAAACACTCATAGTAGCTATTCAGAATATTTTCTATTTAACTTTAATATTAGCGTTATTAGGCCTTATTATATCTCTATTTCTTAAAGAAACCCATTTATGTGAATCTTCTTCTGATAAAACAGATGATGATTTGAAATATGATAAAACAATTTGA
- a CDS encoding cyclase encodes MTYMMIIKSVKDYDKWKSIFDEHENMRKSMGSRGASVLRNKNVPEQLVVIIEWEDMESAKKFVETEDLILAMEKAGVMGLPAVYYLEEKDRTEH; translated from the coding sequence ATGACCTATATGATGATCATAAAGAGTGTGAAGGATTATGATAAATGGAAATCAATTTTCGACGAACATGAAAACATGAGAAAGTCAATGGGTTCTAGGGGAGCATCTGTTTTGCGTAACAAAAATGTTCCTGAACAATTGGTTGTAATAATAGAATGGGAAGACATGGAATCAGCTAAAAAATTTGTAGAAACCGAAGATCTGATCCTTGCAATGGAAAAAGCAGGGGTTATGGGTCTTCCAGCAGTATATTATTTGGAAGAGAAGGATAGAACCGAACACTAA
- a CDS encoding M42 family metallopeptidase has product MDSLLKKLSDAPGVSGFEEEIREIIIDELKDHVDEVEVDQMGNVITTRKGKPNGKKIMLAAHMDEIGLMIRYIDKNGFIKFSKIGGINDQMLLNQEVTIHTDDGEVTGVIGSKPPHRMKESERKKILDYENMFIDIGAKTKEEAEERVKLGDPITIKQEFTKLGNFYKGKALDNRIGCAIMIEVMKRAETDATLYGVGTVQEEVGLKGAKTSAFKLNPDMALALDVTIAGDHPGIKEEDAPAKMGKGPAVILVDASGRGLITHPMVKKLIITAGNEDVIPYQLEVSEGGTTDATAIHLTREGIPTGVISPPTRYIHTPVSVVDMEDVENAVNLILAVLKRL; this is encoded by the coding sequence ATGGACAGTTTGCTAAAAAAACTTTCAGATGCACCAGGAGTTTCTGGATTTGAAGAAGAAATTAGAGAGATAATAATAGATGAGTTGAAGGATCATGTTGACGAAGTAGAAGTTGATCAGATGGGCAACGTGATCACCACCCGTAAAGGAAAGCCAAACGGTAAAAAGATCATGTTAGCAGCTCACATGGACGAAATTGGGCTTATGATACGTTACATCGATAAAAATGGTTTCATTAAATTTTCCAAAATTGGTGGAATAAATGATCAAATGCTTCTAAATCAAGAAGTAACCATCCATACAGATGATGGAGAAGTAACAGGAGTCATAGGTTCAAAGCCACCACACCGTATGAAAGAATCAGAGAGGAAAAAAATTCTCGATTATGAAAATATGTTCATAGATATTGGTGCTAAAACTAAGGAAGAAGCTGAAGAACGTGTTAAACTGGGAGATCCAATAACGATCAAACAGGAGTTCACAAAACTTGGAAACTTTTACAAGGGCAAGGCATTAGACAACAGAATAGGATGCGCCATCATGATCGAAGTCATGAAAAGAGCCGAAACTGACGCAACTCTCTACGGTGTTGGAACAGTTCAAGAAGAGGTTGGACTCAAGGGAGCCAAAACATCGGCATTCAAATTAAACCCAGATATGGCCTTGGCATTAGACGTTACAATAGCAGGAGACCATCCCGGAATTAAAGAAGAAGATGCACCTGCTAAAATGGGGAAGGGCCCCGCAGTAATATTGGTGGACGCTAGTGGTAGAGGACTTATTACACACCCAATGGTAAAAAAGCTCATTATAACAGCGGGAAATGAAGATGTTATACCATATCAGCTTGAAGTTAGCGAAGGTGGAACAACCGATGCAACTGCCATACATCTCACCCGTGAGGGAATACCAACCGGAGTCATTTCACCACCAACAAGGTACATACACACACCAGTAAGTGTTGTAGATATGGAAGACGTTGAAAATGCTGTAAATCTTATATTAGCAGTGTTAAAACGACTTTAA
- a CDS encoding ATPase domain-containing protein → MKRVKSGIEGIDNITGGFPQGRSMLVTGDAGSGKTIFGLQFAKSSCAQGFKTTYITTEEDAKDLYTQGESFNWDMKSQTETGKLNFVELAGVRAKVTEAEMSIDIGAMKGNFTKFVNEIPEDTNTVVIDNIGSYTAKLTPYEFRDRFDLLVYELKKRDITALIILDSATSKEFNEIALFSVYGAMRLMKRENPYTGRRERVMDIVKMRSTKTPTQFISYEINSDGISMV, encoded by the coding sequence TTGAAAAGGGTAAAAAGTGGTATTGAAGGAATTGATAATATAACTGGAGGATTTCCTCAGGGAAGATCCATGCTTGTTACTGGGGACGCTGGTTCAGGGAAAACGATTTTTGGCTTGCAATTTGCAAAGAGCAGCTGTGCTCAGGGATTTAAAACAACTTACATAACCACTGAAGAAGATGCAAAGGACCTGTACACCCAGGGCGAATCTTTTAATTGGGATATGAAATCCCAAACTGAAACTGGAAAACTCAACTTCGTTGAACTTGCAGGTGTGAGGGCCAAGGTTACAGAAGCAGAAATGAGTATTGACATAGGGGCCATGAAGGGTAACTTCACCAAGTTTGTCAATGAAATTCCTGAAGACACTAATACCGTTGTTATAGATAATATTGGTAGTTACACTGCTAAATTAACTCCCTACGAATTTAGGGATCGTTTTGATCTGCTGGTTTACGAACTGAAAAAACGAGACATTACCGCACTCATCATACTCGACAGTGCAACTTCAAAGGAATTCAATGAAATAGCATTATTCTCTGTTTACGGTGCCATGAGATTGATGAAACGTGAAAATCCATACACAGGTAGAAGGGAACGTGTAATGGACATAGTAAAAATGAGAAGCACCAAAACCCCTACACAATTTATAAGCTATGAAATAAACTCAGATGGAATATCAATGGTCTAA
- a CDS encoding class III signal peptide-containing protein: protein MDQRGQISIEYVLLVSIVLIIVVVFGLIITDQSEQNNLASAVQLGASNATANLVFGSTSQSPVKVTNVAMTGTGQNISVVVHFSRPVTDQQSTIIASIVKSLNSSGFTNVTSTTSSVTVTTSATATGTHHIYNITLS, encoded by the coding sequence ATGGATCAACGTGGACAGATATCAATCGAATATGTACTTTTAGTATCTATAGTATTGATTATAGTGGTGGTATTTGGATTGATCATAACTGATCAAAGCGAACAAAACAATTTGGCATCAGCTGTTCAGCTTGGAGCAAGTAATGCAACTGCAAACCTTGTTTTTGGAAGTACTTCTCAATCTCCTGTTAAAGTTACAAATGTTGCCATGACAGGCACAGGTCAAAATATAAGCGTTGTTGTTCACTTTTCAAGGCCTGTGACAGATCAGCAGTCCACCATAATAGCATCCATTGTAAAGTCCCTTAATTCATCAGGTTTCACCAATGTAACATCTACCACAAGCAGTGTAACCGTAACAACATCCGCCACTGCCACAGGAACACATCATATTTACAACATAACACTCAGTTAA
- a CDS encoding DUF5518 domain-containing protein, whose product MNWNYRAIGVAFIVTIGVIIFGAKYLPNNFSLIGPLIGGLLAGYMVGINRGMGFVHGGISAGVAGCIGFLLPSLIYKTGLPFLTQTRFDSLILIVLIFAVIYFMVFFILGSIGGTIGTLIKLHSTQKNK is encoded by the coding sequence ATGAATTGGAATTATAGGGCAATTGGAGTTGCTTTCATCGTTACCATTGGTGTTATTATATTTGGTGCTAAATATTTGCCTAATAATTTTAGTTTAATAGGGCCATTAATTGGTGGTTTATTAGCAGGTTACATGGTGGGTATTAACCGAGGTATGGGATTTGTGCATGGTGGAATTTCTGCAGGTGTGGCAGGATGTATAGGATTTCTATTACCTTCATTAATTTACAAAACAGGACTGCCTTTTTTAACCCAGACACGATTTGATAGTTTAATTTTGATTGTATTGATATTTGCAGTCATCTATTTTATGGTATTTTTTATCCTTGGATCCATTGGAGGAACCATAGGCACGTTAATAAAACTACATTCAACACAAAAAAATAAGTAG
- a CDS encoding DUF5518 domain-containing protein: MRLYFKYIIIGFIIAATTSFVLGYFSSILGGLVVGYLIADDYMDGAINGAIASAIVGLLYGVFYLLLFSRIFNTYGVSGGFEYVGIIFIAIAAIFAGLILGGIGGAAGVFIKEQSEIRNMQQNGVTSRKEDDGYLVCTNCNAYYKLQPNESPEDFNDECECGGKFRYYSNIDWLSKEEN; encoded by the coding sequence ATGCGATTATATTTTAAATATATTATTATAGGATTTATTATTGCCGCGACCACATCATTTGTCTTAGGATATTTTAGTTCTATTTTAGGCGGATTAGTTGTAGGTTATTTAATTGCCGATGATTACATGGATGGAGCAATAAATGGTGCAATTGCCTCTGCCATTGTAGGATTATTGTATGGAGTATTTTATTTGTTATTATTCAGTAGAATTTTCAACACTTATGGTGTAAGTGGTGGATTTGAGTATGTTGGAATTATTTTCATAGCAATTGCAGCCATATTTGCAGGTTTAATATTAGGAGGAATAGGCGGAGCTGCAGGTGTATTCATTAAAGAACAGAGTGAAATAAGAAATATGCAACAAAATGGAGTCACATCTAGAAAAGAAGATGATGGTTATTTAGTTTGTACAAATTGTAATGCATATTACAAACTCCAACCAAACGAATCACCAGAAGACTTCAATGATGAATGTGAATGTGGAGGAAAATTCAGATATTATAGCAATATAGATTGGCTAAGCAAAGAAGAAAATTAA
- a CDS encoding methanogen output domain 1-containing protein, which yields MSNVKILVVEDESIVAMDIKHRAEGLGYSVTGITPSGEGAIQKATETKPDLVLMDIVLKGDMDGVEAAQRIRDSLDIPVVYLTAYSDEKTLKRAKVTEPFGYIIKPFEDRELHSAVEVALYKHKMESKLKESEEWLSTTLESIGDAVIATDDNGKIKFMNPVAMKITGWNEEESLGKDLKEVFQLVNETSGAPIDDPVNKIIDQNKILDFNEPALLVTKNGSKIPIDDSSAPITDKSGNIVGVALVFRDITERRKAEREREELLKEKARGELSNFVVSALPVFASNIPPQVRNNIAKSFSDRFEQNMKPAFDKEFAECTHDITDNKVLFNCYIDWLSDFLLNLGINTKKLEKDDNHCLQFINCPWLKEAGSSPMFCLICRAMVIRSFTWTNMRGNVEQTLCMADGAGKCNFEFKFTK from the coding sequence ATGTCTAATGTAAAAATTCTTGTTGTTGAAGATGAGAGCATAGTGGCAATGGATATAAAACACAGGGCCGAAGGTCTTGGTTACTCAGTCACTGGAATAACACCATCAGGTGAAGGAGCAATCCAAAAAGCGACTGAAACCAAACCAGATCTTGTTTTAATGGACATTGTTCTTAAGGGTGATATGGATGGTGTCGAAGCAGCACAAAGAATTAGAGACAGTTTAGATATTCCTGTGGTTTATTTAACTGCATACTCCGATGAAAAAACCCTGAAAAGAGCTAAGGTAACAGAGCCGTTTGGTTACATTATCAAACCATTCGAAGATAGGGAACTTCACAGTGCTGTAGAAGTGGCATTGTACAAACATAAAATGGAAAGTAAATTAAAAGAAAGTGAAGAATGGCTTTCAACAACTCTGGAAAGTATTGGTGATGCTGTAATAGCCACCGATGATAATGGGAAGATCAAATTTATGAATCCTGTGGCAATGAAGATCACAGGGTGGAACGAAGAAGAATCATTGGGAAAGGATCTAAAGGAGGTATTCCAACTTGTAAATGAGACAAGCGGAGCTCCAATTGATGATCCAGTGAACAAAATCATTGATCAAAACAAAATCCTTGATTTTAACGAACCAGCACTACTTGTAACAAAGAACGGTAGTAAAATACCAATTGATGATAGCAGTGCACCTATCACAGACAAGTCTGGAAATATTGTGGGTGTTGCACTGGTTTTCAGAGATATAACCGAAAGAAGAAAGGCAGAAAGGGAAAGAGAGGAACTATTAAAAGAAAAAGCTCGTGGAGAGCTTTCAAACTTTGTTGTGAGTGCTCTACCAGTATTTGCATCTAACATCCCACCACAAGTACGAAACAACATCGCCAAAAGTTTTTCTGATAGATTCGAGCAGAATATGAAACCTGCTTTTGACAAGGAATTTGCTGAGTGTACACATGATATAACGGATAACAAAGTGTTATTCAACTGTTACATAGATTGGCTTTCAGATTTCCTTTTAAATCTTGGTATTAACACTAAGAAACTTGAAAAGGATGATAATCATTGTTTACAATTTATTAACTGTCCGTGGCTTAAAGAAGCAGGCTCCAGTCCAATGTTCTGTTTAATATGCCGTGCCATGGTCATACGTAGTTTCACATGGACGAATATGAGGGGTAATGTTGAACAAACATTGTGCATGGCTGATGGTGCAGGTAAATGTAATTTTGAATTTAAATTTACAAAATAA